Proteins from a genomic interval of Amycolatopsis sp. cg13:
- a CDS encoding substrate-binding domain-containing protein, which yields MRRLGVLALAAALLMAGCSAAEPTDPGQPAAGTLRVFAGSELADLQPVLDEAAKATGVQVKFTFTGTLEGAEALAKGSVDRKYDAVWFSSNRYPAGIPDASKRLGNQSKIMRSPVVLGLSAPVAQRLGWDKKAPTWGDIAVAAGKKEFSYGMTDPSASNSGFSALVGVASALAGAGAAIDAKQIETVTPQLTQFFSAQQMSAGSSGWLSDAFQKRATGQDPGQKVDGLVNYESVLLSLNASGKLSQPLTLIYPTDGVVTADYPLTLLNGASDAARTAHQKLSDYLRTPDVQRRIMTTTQRRPAVPGVQLGQQFASHDLVELPFPATQQAVDALLSAYFSKIRRPSRTLYLLDTSGSMRDGRIEALRSALSGLTGADSSLVGRYRQFRSREEVTMLPFNTQPGMPTTFTVPEQYPQPELAKIKDYVGGLTANGGTAIYDTLQHGYQVLEPLVAKDPDRFNSIVLMTDGQNENGSDLAAFKAAFGSLPPTMRQIPVFTVLFGEGSGDELGQVAALTGGKVFDARNVQLSSVFQEIRGYQ from the coding sequence GTGAGAAGACTCGGCGTACTGGCGCTGGCCGCCGCGCTGCTGATGGCCGGTTGTTCGGCGGCGGAACCGACCGATCCGGGTCAGCCCGCGGCGGGCACGTTGCGGGTATTCGCGGGCAGCGAGCTGGCCGACCTGCAGCCGGTCCTCGACGAGGCGGCGAAGGCGACCGGGGTGCAAGTCAAGTTCACTTTCACCGGCACGCTGGAGGGCGCGGAGGCGCTCGCGAAGGGCAGCGTCGACAGGAAGTACGACGCGGTGTGGTTCTCCTCGAACCGTTACCCGGCAGGCATTCCCGACGCGAGCAAGCGGCTCGGCAACCAGTCGAAGATCATGCGTTCGCCGGTGGTGCTCGGGCTCTCGGCACCGGTCGCGCAGCGGCTTGGCTGGGACAAGAAGGCGCCGACCTGGGGCGACATCGCGGTGGCGGCCGGGAAGAAGGAGTTCAGCTACGGGATGACCGACCCGTCGGCGTCGAACTCCGGATTCTCCGCGCTCGTCGGGGTCGCTTCGGCGCTCGCCGGTGCGGGCGCGGCGATCGACGCGAAGCAGATCGAGACGGTCACGCCGCAGCTCACGCAGTTCTTCAGCGCACAGCAGATGTCGGCGGGCTCTTCGGGCTGGCTGTCCGATGCCTTCCAGAAGCGCGCGACCGGGCAGGACCCGGGGCAGAAGGTCGACGGGCTGGTCAACTACGAGTCCGTCCTGCTGTCGTTGAACGCCTCGGGCAAGCTGTCGCAGCCGTTGACGCTCATCTACCCGACGGACGGCGTCGTCACCGCCGATTACCCGCTCACCCTGCTCAATGGCGCGAGCGACGCCGCGCGCACGGCGCATCAGAAGCTTTCGGACTACCTGCGCACGCCCGATGTGCAGCGCCGGATCATGACCACTACGCAGCGCCGACCAGCCGTCCCCGGCGTTCAGCTCGGGCAGCAGTTCGCTTCGCACGACTTGGTGGAGCTGCCTTTCCCGGCGACGCAGCAGGCCGTCGATGCTTTGCTTTCCGCCTACTTCAGCAAAATCCGCCGCCCGTCGCGGACGTTGTACCTGCTGGACACGTCGGGGTCGATGCGAGACGGCCGGATCGAGGCACTGCGTTCGGCGTTGTCCGGGCTCACTGGCGCGGACAGTTCGCTGGTCGGCCGATACCGGCAGTTCCGCAGCCGCGAAGAGGTCACGATGCTGCCGTTCAACACCCAGCCGGGGATGCCGACGACGTTCACCGTGCCCGAGCAGTATCCGCAGCCCGAACTGGCGAAGATCAAGGACTACGTCGGCGGCCTGACGGCTAACGGCGGCACCGCCATCTACGACACCCTGCAGCACGGGTACCAGGTGCTGGAGCCGCTCGTCGCGAAGGATCCGGACCGGTTCAACTCGATCGTGCTGATGACCGACGGCCAGAACGAGAACGGCTCCGACCTCGCCGCGTTCAAGGCGGCGTTCGGCTCGCTGCCGCCGACGATGCGGCAGATCCCGGTGTTCACGGTCCTGTTCGGCGAGGGCAGCGGCGACGAACTCGGCCAGGTCGCCGCACTGACCGGCGGCAAGGTCTTCGACGCCAGGAACGTGCAGCTGTCCAGCGTGTTCCAGGAGATTCGCGGATACCAATGA
- a CDS encoding toxic anion resistance protein → MDEFTLTPPEPVAAVPVERAAGLIALGDDTRAEISQRADEFAARLEALDVKSPEFTALLDEILAVGEADMRTAATVAGTMLDRSTKALDAARSPQQEVTMSLTELRRTVAELDPAKLPITGRKLLGIFPAAASAKRALDRYRAANEPVNALVRELRVRQDVLRRDNAAIKGERERLWATLGKLAEAAAFAEAVDGAIDRQAGVFDLTDPAHANALRADLLYPIRQRHQDVLTQLAVSAQGYLALDLVRRTNDELIRGVERAATTTVSALRVAMLVSAALANQRDVLDEVNALQATTNGLLRANAELLQSQSEEIRKASSDPAIAVDTLRESFDRIYSAFDAIDGFKAEAVSRMASTVESLSGELRRAEDRLRRSHEGEL, encoded by the coding sequence ATGGACGAATTCACCCTCACCCCGCCGGAACCGGTGGCGGCGGTGCCCGTGGAACGCGCTGCCGGGCTCATCGCGCTCGGCGACGACACCCGGGCCGAGATTTCCCAGCGGGCCGACGAATTCGCCGCGCGGCTCGAAGCGCTCGACGTCAAATCACCCGAGTTCACCGCGTTGCTTGACGAGATACTCGCGGTCGGCGAGGCGGACATGCGCACGGCGGCGACGGTCGCGGGCACGATGCTCGACCGGTCGACGAAGGCGCTCGACGCTGCTCGTTCGCCGCAGCAGGAAGTGACGATGAGCCTGACCGAGTTGCGCCGTACGGTCGCGGAACTCGATCCGGCGAAGCTGCCGATCACTGGGCGCAAACTGCTCGGGATCTTCCCGGCCGCAGCCAGCGCGAAGCGGGCGCTCGATCGGTATCGGGCGGCGAATGAGCCGGTGAACGCGCTGGTCCGCGAGTTGCGCGTGCGGCAGGACGTGCTGCGGCGCGACAACGCGGCGATCAAGGGCGAACGCGAGCGGCTCTGGGCGACCCTTGGCAAACTGGCCGAGGCCGCTGCGTTCGCTGAAGCCGTCGACGGGGCGATTGATCGGCAGGCGGGCGTCTTCGACCTGACGGATCCCGCGCACGCCAACGCTTTGCGCGCCGATCTGTTGTATCCGATCCGCCAGCGGCATCAGGACGTGCTGACGCAGCTGGCCGTGAGCGCACAGGGGTATCTCGCGCTTGATTTGGTGCGGCGCACCAACGATGAGCTGATCCGCGGTGTGGAGCGGGCGGCGACCACGACGGTTTCCGCGCTGCGCGTCGCGATGCTGGTGAGCGCGGCGTTGGCCAACCAGCGTGACGTGCTCGACGAGGTCAACGCGCTGCAGGCGACCACGAACGGCCTGCTGCGGGCGAACGCGGAGCTGTTGCAGTCGCAGAGCGAGGAAATCCGCAAGGCCTCGAGCGACCCGGCGATCGCGGTCGACACCCTGCGCGAGTCGTTCGACCGGATCTACTCGGCGTTCGACGCGATCGATGGGTTCAAGGCCGAAGCTGTGTCGCGAATGGCGTCCACTGTGGAATCTCTGTCCGGGGAGTTGCGGCGCGCGGAGGATCGGCTGCGCCGGTCGCACGAGGGGGAGCTGTGA